From Syntrophobacterales bacterium, one genomic window encodes:
- the aat gene encoding leucyl/phenylalanyl-tRNA--protein transferase, whose product MPVYLLTAEPLFPPVELAEPEGLLAVGGDLSPERLLAAYSAGIFPWYSEGEPLLWWSPDPRFVLFPEELRVSRSMRQFLKKKIVETTFDKAFPAVISACGSRPRPGQDGTWITPEMVASYNNLHKLGFAHSVEAWDGEKLVGGLYGVSLGRTFFGESMFSAIPNASKAALIALVSFLRARGFDLIDCQVETGHLGSMGARFVSRAEFCRLLQASLRHETLQKNWGESEA is encoded by the coding sequence ATGCCGGTATATCTCCTGACCGCTGAACCTCTCTTCCCTCCGGTGGAACTCGCTGAACCGGAGGGGCTCCTGGCCGTAGGCGGCGATCTGTCGCCGGAAAGGCTGCTTGCCGCTTATAGCGCCGGCATTTTCCCCTGGTACAGCGAAGGCGAGCCGCTTCTCTGGTGGTCGCCGGATCCCCGGTTTGTCCTTTTCCCGGAAGAACTGCGCGTCTCCCGGAGCATGCGGCAGTTTCTCAAAAAGAAAATAGTTGAGACAACCTTCGACAAGGCGTTTCCTGCGGTGATCTCCGCCTGCGGCAGCCGTCCGCGTCCCGGGCAGGACGGAACCTGGATCACCCCGGAAATGGTCGCCTCCTACAACAATCTTCATAAACTTGGGTTTGCCCACTCCGTCGAGGCCTGGGACGGCGAAAAACTGGTCGGAGGGCTCTACGGCGTCTCGCTGGGCCGCACGTTTTTCGGCGAATCGATGTTTTCGGCAATCCCGAATGCCTCCAAGGCAGCCTTGATCGCCCTTGTTTCTTTTCTGCGCGCGCGGGGCTTTGACCTCATCGATTGTCAGGTGGAAACCGGACATCTGGGAAGTATGGGGGCCCGTTTTGTTTCCCGTGCAGAATTCTGCCGTCTGCTGCAGGCTTCCCTGCGACATGAGACCTTGCAAAAAAACTGGGGGGAAAGCGAAGCTTAA
- a CDS encoding fructose-1,6-bisphosphatase: protein MGEGICDYTRFIVDLRRHMWLEGVETELRRLIWQIAVTGKYISAKIHESNRKLAGFQNLYGEEQLSLDRSADEILKTQLQYSGFVREYASEEQERVIEIGGKGTEQYFVTADPLDGSSLVDTNLAIGTIIGIHRESMFACGKDTMVAALYITYGPLITMVYSAGMGTHEFVLNREGEYVLSQANIRMKEKGSIYSPGGIRRDCEEGHLKYLEYLEAEGYKLRYSGGFVPDINQILIKKGGVFTYPALKKSPRGKLRMLFELQPLAFIVEQAGGRATNGHEDILSLKIDDLDQRCPVYIGSRFEVAKAKEFLTA, encoded by the coding sequence ATGGGCGAGGGAATATGCGATTACACCAGGTTTATTGTCGATTTGCGGCGTCACATGTGGCTGGAAGGAGTGGAAACGGAACTGCGCCGGCTTATCTGGCAGATTGCCGTCACCGGAAAGTACATCTCCGCAAAAATCCATGAGTCCAACAGAAAACTGGCCGGATTCCAGAACCTCTATGGAGAGGAGCAGCTTTCGCTGGACCGGAGCGCGGATGAAATTCTCAAGACCCAGCTCCAGTACTCAGGCTTCGTCAGGGAGTACGCCTCCGAGGAACAGGAACGCGTGATTGAAATCGGCGGCAAGGGAACAGAGCAGTATTTTGTTACGGCCGATCCGCTGGACGGTTCTTCCTTGGTCGATACCAACCTCGCGATCGGCACCATTATCGGCATTCACAGGGAATCGATGTTCGCCTGCGGCAAGGATACGATGGTGGCGGCGCTGTACATAACCTACGGACCGCTGATTACGATGGTATATTCAGCCGGCATGGGAACCCACGAGTTTGTCCTCAACCGGGAAGGCGAGTACGTACTTTCCCAGGCAAACATCCGGATGAAGGAAAAGGGCTCCATCTACAGCCCCGGCGGGATCAGGCGGGATTGTGAAGAGGGTCATCTCAAATATCTGGAATATCTGGAGGCCGAAGGGTACAAACTGCGCTACAGTGGTGGATTTGTCCCTGACATCAATCAGATACTGATAAAAAAGGGAGGGGTGTTCACCTACCCGGCTCTGAAAAAAAGCCCCCGCGGCAAGCTGCGGATGCTCTTTGAACTCCAGCCGCTGGCCTTCATTGTTGAACAGGCCGGCGGAAGAGCCACCAATGGCCATGAGGATATCCTCTCTTTGAAGATCGATGACCTCGATCAGCGCTGCCCAGTTTACATCGGCAGCCGCTTTGAGGTTGCCAAGGCGAAGGAATTCCTGACTGCATAA
- the metG gene encoding methionine--tRNA ligase: MKDEFRKEFMKSAFYITTPIYYVNASPHIGHAYTTVVADVMARYHRLRGDRTFFTTGTDEHGDKIAEAAKEAGITPKEYADKISAQFSSLWPLMDITNDYFIRTTDPSHIRTVQQILQKVHAAGDIYFGEYEGLYCVGCERFYRETELVNGKCPDHQTAPEVRKESNYFFRMGNYQEWLIRHIETHPDFIRPERYKNEVLAFLRDPLEDLCISRPKSRLTWGITLPFDENYVTYVWYDALINYVTSLSYPDGEKFREFWPVAEHLIAKDILKPHGIYWPTMLKAAGIEPYSHLNVHGYWNVDSGKMSKSVGNVVKPLDLKDKYGLDQFRYFLLRDMVFGLDSSFSEEALVGRINSDLANDLGNLVSRTLTMAVKYTKGEVPPATKEAPQDILLRETARHTIENIDICFSELGFHKALIAIWEFIGVANKYIVEQEPWVMAKEPALQKRLETIIYNLLESLRIVAVLVSPFMPGSAIRIMEQLGIAEPAAEDFATIRSWGGLKVGNLLKPGGALFPRVEIKTTAAKQEAAPVKTKAAPPAIKPEITYEEFEKIDLRVAKVLKAEAVPKSNKLIRLIVEIDGERQIVAGMGKDYQPEELVGKTIIVVANLKPAKLMGVESHGMLLATDAAAGGLTLVGFDKNPAVGARIR, translated from the coding sequence ATGAAAGATGAATTCAGAAAGGAATTTATGAAAAGCGCCTTTTACATAACCACTCCGATCTACTATGTAAACGCCTCGCCCCACATCGGGCACGCCTACACCACCGTTGTCGCCGATGTCATGGCCCGCTACCACCGCCTCCGGGGCGATCGCACCTTCTTTACCACCGGCACCGACGAACATGGCGACAAGATTGCCGAGGCGGCAAAAGAGGCGGGGATTACCCCCAAGGAATACGCCGATAAGATCAGCGCCCAGTTCAGTTCCCTCTGGCCGCTTATGGACATAACAAACGACTATTTCATCAGAACGACCGACCCCAGCCATATCCGGACAGTCCAGCAGATTCTGCAGAAGGTGCATGCGGCGGGAGACATCTATTTCGGCGAGTACGAGGGGCTGTACTGCGTCGGCTGCGAGCGCTTCTACCGGGAAACGGAACTGGTGAACGGAAAATGCCCGGACCACCAGACAGCCCCCGAAGTGCGCAAGGAAAGCAACTATTTCTTCCGGATGGGCAATTATCAGGAGTGGCTGATCCGTCACATCGAGACGCACCCCGACTTTATCCGCCCGGAGCGCTACAAGAACGAAGTCCTTGCCTTTCTGCGCGACCCGTTGGAGGACCTTTGCATCTCCCGACCGAAAAGCCGCCTAACCTGGGGGATCACCCTCCCCTTTGATGAAAACTACGTCACCTACGTCTGGTACGACGCGCTGATCAACTACGTAACGTCGCTTAGCTACCCGGATGGCGAGAAGTTCCGCGAATTCTGGCCGGTGGCGGAACATCTGATCGCGAAAGACATTCTCAAGCCCCACGGAATTTACTGGCCGACCATGCTGAAGGCCGCCGGAATCGAGCCTTACAGTCATCTGAACGTGCACGGCTACTGGAACGTGGACAGCGGCAAGATGTCCAAAAGCGTGGGGAACGTCGTCAAGCCCTTGGATTTGAAGGACAAGTACGGCCTCGATCAATTCCGCTATTTTCTGCTGCGCGACATGGTCTTCGGGTTGGACTCCAGCTTTAGCGAAGAGGCCTTAGTCGGACGAATCAACTCCGATCTGGCCAACGACCTGGGAAACCTCGTCAGCCGGACGCTGACGATGGCGGTAAAATACACGAAGGGGGAAGTCCCGCCTGCCACAAAAGAAGCGCCCCAGGACATTCTTTTGCGGGAAACGGCCCGGCACACAATCGAAAATATCGATATCTGCTTCTCCGAACTTGGCTTCCACAAGGCGCTGATCGCCATCTGGGAATTCATCGGCGTCGCCAACAAATACATCGTCGAGCAGGAGCCCTGGGTGATGGCCAAAGAGCCGGCGCTGCAAAAACGGCTGGAGACCATCATCTACAACCTGCTGGAATCGCTGAGAATAGTCGCTGTCCTTGTTTCCCCGTTCATGCCCGGTTCGGCAATCCGGATCATGGAACAGCTTGGCATTGCCGAGCCTGCCGCCGAAGATTTTGCAACAATCCGGAGCTGGGGCGGCCTTAAAGTCGGCAACCTGCTTAAACCGGGAGGCGCCCTCTTTCCCCGGGTGGAAATCAAGACCACAGCGGCAAAACAGGAAGCCGCCCCCGTCAAAACCAAAGCCGCGCCGCCGGCCATCAAACCGGAAATCACCTATGAGGAGTTCGAAAAGATCGATCTGCGGGTGGCAAAGGTGCTGAAGGCCGAGGCTGTCCCGAAATCCAACAAGCTCATACGGCTGATTGTGGAAATCGACGGCGAGAGACAGATCGTCGCGGGCATGGGCAAGGATTATCAGCCGGAGGAACTCGTCGGCAAAACCATCATCGTCGTCGCCAATCTGAAACCGGCGAAACTGATGGGGGTGGAATCGCACGGGATGCTTCTGGCAACGGACGCGGCGGCAGGCGGGCTCACCCTGGTGGGCTTCGACAAAAATCCGGCAGTCGGCGCCCGAATCCGTTAA
- a CDS encoding stage 0 sporulation protein: MKTIIGVKFKKEGKIYSFDSGELQLQRDDLVLVDTDNGPAIGMVADAVKTLSASRCLNNLKKVLRSATDEDLQIRAENSKLEKEAIRYCAGRISEKRLPMKLVAVECLFDKSKMVFSFASESRVDFRDLVKDLLQKFRTRIELKQIGARQETRVVKGLGICGREVCCGSFLHNMDRVSVKMAKEQNMSLNPEKISGLCGRLMCCLAFEYDAYVGLKKEMPKPGKMVQTADGQGKVIRQNILRSEVVVMLEDRKEMTYKAHDVKIIA, translated from the coding sequence TTGAAAACCATCATCGGCGTAAAGTTCAAAAAAGAGGGAAAGATATACAGCTTCGATTCGGGTGAACTGCAGTTGCAGCGGGACGACCTCGTTCTGGTTGACACGGACAACGGCCCGGCGATTGGCATGGTGGCTGACGCCGTGAAGACCCTTTCCGCTTCCCGGTGCTTGAATAATCTGAAAAAGGTGCTGCGTTCGGCAACCGATGAGGATTTGCAAATACGAGCGGAAAACAGCAAGTTGGAAAAAGAGGCCATCCGGTACTGCGCCGGCCGAATCTCCGAGAAGCGGCTCCCCATGAAGCTCGTTGCGGTGGAATGCCTCTTCGACAAAAGCAAAATGGTCTTCTCGTTCGCCTCGGAAAGCCGGGTCGATTTTCGGGATCTGGTCAAGGATCTGCTGCAGAAATTCCGGACCCGCATCGAGCTGAAACAGATCGGGGCCAGGCAGGAGACAAGGGTCGTAAAAGGTCTGGGCATCTGCGGCCGGGAGGTATGTTGCGGGAGCTTCCTGCACAACATGGACCGTGTTTCGGTCAAGATGGCAAAAGAGCAGAACATGTCCCTCAACCCCGAAAAAATCTCCGGCCTCTGCGGACGGCTGATGTGCTGCCTGGCATTCGAATACGACGCTTACGTCGGTCTGAAAAAAGAGATGCCGAAACCCGGAAAGATGGTACAGACGGCCGATGGCCAGGGCAAGGTAATCCGCCAGAATATCCTGCGGTCGGAGGTCGTCGTTATGCTGGAAGACCGAAAAGAAATGACTTACAAGGCCCATGATGTCAAGATTATTGCATGA
- the holB gene encoding DNA polymerase III subunit delta' — protein sequence MRFQQIYGHKKPLAILKSAMAANRVAHAYLFYGKEGVGKKTVASVFARALNCPAAAPPCDVCPSCLKAEHKNHPNIIEIVAEGQFIKIAAVREIMATMAFRPEDGKRVFILQDADKMNAPAANALLKTLEEPSADNVLILTSARPHALPVTILSRCQALRFAPLQKTEVASFLREQQGFGEAEAEAIAAASLGSIGDALEMKKEDYMTVRNGILKRLAEDDPADLIRRLAFARRLGTEREEITQRLQIMQNAYRDSLILKETGESEMLLFKDWEAAISALAARLSGREILKNMAVVGRAMDAISRNSNKTLTLEAMLVRLA from the coding sequence TTGAGATTCCAGCAGATATACGGACATAAAAAACCGCTCGCAATCCTGAAGAGCGCCATGGCGGCAAACAGGGTTGCCCACGCCTATCTTTTTTACGGAAAAGAAGGGGTCGGGAAGAAAACGGTTGCCTCAGTGTTCGCGCGGGCCCTCAACTGCCCCGCCGCGGCTCCTCCCTGCGACGTCTGTCCCTCCTGCCTGAAGGCCGAGCATAAAAATCATCCCAACATTATTGAGATTGTCGCTGAAGGCCAGTTCATAAAAATTGCTGCTGTAAGAGAAATAATGGCCACGATGGCCTTTCGTCCGGAGGATGGCAAACGGGTTTTCATCCTGCAGGACGCCGATAAAATGAACGCCCCGGCGGCAAATGCCCTGCTCAAAACACTGGAAGAACCTTCGGCGGATAACGTCCTGATCCTGACTTCCGCCCGACCGCACGCCCTGCCGGTGACGATCCTCTCCCGCTGTCAAGCCCTGCGCTTTGCCCCGCTGCAGAAGACAGAGGTGGCCAGCTTCCTTCGTGAACAACAGGGATTCGGCGAGGCCGAGGCGGAGGCAATTGCCGCGGCGTCGCTCGGGAGCATCGGCGACGCCCTCGAGATGAAGAAGGAAGATTACATGACCGTCCGCAACGGAATATTGAAGCGACTGGCCGAGGATGACCCGGCAGACCTGATAAGAAGGCTCGCTTTCGCCCGCCGTTTGGGAACAGAGCGGGAAGAGATAACCCAACGGCTCCAGATAATGCAAAACGCCTATCGGGACTCGCTGATCCTGAAAGAAACAGGCGAAAGCGAGATGCTCCTGTTCAAGGACTGGGAGGCGGCTATTTCAGCCCTGGCCGCTCGCCTGTCGGGACGGGAGATTCTCAAGAATATGGCGGTTGTGGGTCGCGCCATGGACGCCATCTCCAGAAATTCCAACAAAACCTTGACTTTGGAGGCCATGCTGGTTAGGCTTGCATAG
- the tmk gene encoding dTMP kinase, translating to MHRFITFDGIEGCGKTTQLRLAEAWLRARGLPVLATAEPGGTPLGVKIRELLLNRRSWNIGAEAELLLFAAARAQHVAETIIPALNDGKWVLCDRYTDATVAYQGFGRGINAELIRWLNEFSSHGLEPELTLLFDLPVEAGLRRARMRAAGSAPDSAEDRFEQEETNFHQRVRDGYLQLAEMAPERFRLVNAYGTPEEIQREVRRLLTALLGTSQ from the coding sequence GTGCATAGATTTATTACATTCGACGGCATCGAGGGATGCGGCAAGACCACGCAGTTGCGACTCGCCGAGGCGTGGCTGCGCGCTCGGGGCCTGCCCGTCCTCGCCACTGCCGAACCGGGCGGTACGCCCCTTGGTGTGAAGATCCGCGAGCTGCTTTTGAATCGCCGCTCCTGGAATATCGGCGCCGAGGCGGAACTGCTGCTGTTTGCGGCCGCCCGCGCCCAGCATGTGGCAGAGACGATTATTCCGGCGTTGAACGACGGAAAATGGGTTCTGTGCGATCGCTATACGGATGCCACCGTGGCCTATCAGGGATTCGGACGGGGAATAAATGCCGAATTAATCCGGTGGTTAAACGAGTTTTCATCGCACGGTCTGGAGCCGGAGCTTACCCTGCTGTTCGATTTGCCGGTCGAAGCCGGCCTGCGGCGGGCCCGGATGCGGGCGGCAGGGAGCGCCCCCGACAGCGCGGAGGATCGTTTCGAGCAGGAAGAAACGAACTTCCACCAGCGGGTAAGGGATGGTTATCTGCAGCTTGCCGAAATGGCGCCGGAGCGCTTCCGGCTTGTCAATGCGTACGGGACTCCGGAGGAAATCCAGCGGGAGGTTCGCCGTCTGCTGACGGCACTGCTCGGCACAAGTCAATAG
- a CDS encoding 4Fe-4S binding protein, producing the protein MAHFITDECISCGSCQSVCPVEAISEGDDSYVIDAKLCTDCGTCAEQCPVEAIKPAE; encoded by the coding sequence ATGGCGCATTTTATTACCGATGAGTGCATTTCCTGTGGATCATGTCAGAGTGTATGTCCGGTAGAGGCAATCAGCGAGGGCGACGACAGTTATGTAATCGACGCCAAGCTCTGCACGGACTGTGGAACATGCGCAGAACAGTGCCCTGTGGAAGCGATCAAACCGGCAGAGTAG
- a CDS encoding NifU family protein yields the protein MQDKVKKAIDKIRPSLQADGGDIEFVDVDEKGVVKVRLTGACHGCPMAQMTLKNGVEQFLKKEIPEVTAVVSA from the coding sequence ATGCAGGACAAGGTTAAAAAGGCCATTGACAAGATACGGCCGTCTCTTCAGGCTGACGGCGGAGATATTGAGTTCGTGGATGTGGACGAAAAGGGGGTTGTCAAGGTGCGCCTGACCGGCGCCTGTCATGGCTGCCCAATGGCGCAGATGACGTTGAAAAACGGCGTGGAGCAGTTCCTCAAGAAGGAGATCCCCGAAGTCACAGCCGTGGTTTCAGCTTAG
- the ispH gene encoding 4-hydroxy-3-methylbut-2-enyl diphosphate reductase has protein sequence MGIKLAKTAGFCMGVKRAVEMVLEMASQQEHVAIYTYGPLIHNPQTIELLRERGIIPLRRPEELETVPEGASVVIRAHGIPPRERKKLEDKGFKIIDATCPKVTRVQMIIRKHASMGFTVLIAGDREHPEVNGLLGFAGDAGVIIGSPADVAALPAFDKVCVVAQTTQSRNVYSEIVEKVTARFPEAVIFNTICDSTEKRQTEIETLAAESDAVFVVGGKNSANTRRLTELAILKNKPAFHIETAAELQGIDLEPYRQIGVSAGASTPNWIIDRVVDHLNSRMGKREELLHRLFKLWVFAVRADIYSAIGAGFLSFTAMLLQGLPIAPLPIFTASLYVYSMHVLNRFINRKTSSISSFREESYLIHEQRYLTLAACAISVALFLAFTAGKKSFLVLFTISLLGILYNMRFLPFGFRFKSLRDIPGSKNISTAFAWAIAAALLPRLENGSLLHAGLWVSFIFTAGIVFIRSGMSDILDIQRDRLIGQETLPVLLGEKKTLVILKTICLFLFVLLPLSAVVGWSATLGFFQLIAIFYMWICFKLYDRRSAFSGVVLEGFLESGYFVVGISSLLWLLATGALTR, from the coding sequence ATGGGCATCAAACTGGCAAAAACTGCCGGGTTCTGCATGGGGGTCAAGCGGGCGGTCGAGATGGTCCTCGAGATGGCAAGCCAGCAGGAACACGTAGCCATCTACACGTATGGCCCGCTGATTCACAACCCCCAGACCATTGAGCTGCTTCGGGAAAGGGGAATTATCCCGCTCAGGCGGCCCGAAGAGCTGGAAACTGTTCCGGAGGGGGCGTCAGTCGTTATCCGCGCCCACGGCATCCCGCCCCGGGAGAGAAAAAAACTGGAAGATAAAGGGTTCAAGATCATTGACGCCACCTGTCCGAAGGTAACCCGGGTGCAGATGATCATCCGCAAACACGCTTCTATGGGCTTTACGGTTCTGATCGCCGGCGACCGGGAACATCCGGAGGTAAACGGCCTGCTTGGTTTTGCCGGCGATGCCGGGGTGATAATCGGGTCTCCCGCTGACGTTGCTGCGCTGCCCGCCTTCGACAAGGTATGCGTGGTAGCCCAGACAACGCAGAGTCGCAATGTCTATAGTGAGATAGTCGAAAAGGTGACGGCGCGTTTTCCCGAGGCGGTGATTTTCAACACGATCTGCGACTCAACCGAAAAACGTCAGACCGAGATCGAGACGCTTGCCGCGGAGTCCGACGCCGTTTTCGTCGTCGGAGGGAAAAACAGCGCCAATACAAGACGTCTCACGGAGCTTGCAATCCTCAAGAACAAGCCCGCTTTCCATATAGAAACCGCCGCTGAACTGCAGGGCATCGATTTGGAACCGTACCGGCAGATCGGCGTATCAGCCGGCGCCTCCACCCCCAACTGGATAATCGACCGCGTCGTTGACCATCTGAACAGCCGGATGGGAAAGCGGGAGGAGCTGCTCCATCGTCTCTTCAAGCTCTGGGTCTTTGCGGTGCGTGCGGATATCTACTCGGCGATTGGCGCGGGGTTCCTGTCTTTTACCGCAATGCTCCTCCAAGGGCTGCCGATTGCCCCCCTCCCCATTTTTACCGCCTCTTTGTACGTTTACTCCATGCACGTGCTGAACCGCTTCATCAATAGAAAGACGAGCAGCATCAGCTCCTTCCGCGAGGAGTCATACCTTATTCATGAACAGCGCTATCTGACGCTCGCGGCCTGCGCAATCAGCGTCGCGCTTTTCCTCGCCTTCACCGCCGGGAAAAAGTCTTTCCTTGTCCTTTTTACCATCTCCCTGCTCGGCATCCTTTACAATATGCGATTCCTGCCGTTTGGCTTCCGCTTTAAAAGCCTCCGGGACATTCCCGGCTCGAAGAACATCTCTACCGCCTTCGCCTGGGCGATCGCCGCCGCCCTGCTCCCCAGGCTCGAGAATGGCTCCCTGCTGCACGCCGGCCTCTGGGTCTCGTTTATCTTCACGGCCGGCATCGTTTTTATCCGTTCGGGGATGTCGGACATCCTCGATATCCAGCGGGACCGTCTGATCGGCCAGGAGACGCTGCCCGTTTTGCTCGGCGAGAAGAAAACGCTCGTCATTCTCAAGACAATCTGCCTTTTTCTCTTTGTTCTGCTGCCCCTTTCCGCCGTTGTCGGCTGGTCGGCAACGCTCGGTTTTTTCCAGTTAATCGCCATTTTTTATATGTGGATTTGTTTCAAACTATATGATAGAAGGTCGGCATTTTCCGGGGTCGTGCTGGAGGGATTTCTGGAAAGCGGTTATTTTGTCGTCGGGATAAGCTCTTTGCTCTGGCTTCTGGCAACAGGCGCTCTGACCCGTTGA
- a CDS encoding TlyA family RNA methyltransferase: MKKSPKIRLDNLLLERELACDLKQARALILSGAVLANNQAADKAGGLFPADVNIRLRGNASLYVSRGGIKLNGALQAFGFSVQGLVALDVGASTGGFTDCLLQAGAKKVYAVDVGYGQLAWKLRSDPRVVNIERTNIRNYDGSALGDDISLAVIDASFISLRTVIPPVLGMIKNGAFLICLVKPQFEVARGEVGKKGVVRDPLLHERTLAEMEAFCRGIGLEVLGRCDSPITGPAGNREFFLHLRKSEH, translated from the coding sequence ATGAAAAAAAGTCCTAAAATTCGCCTCGACAACCTGCTGCTCGAAAGGGAACTTGCCTGCGACCTCAAGCAGGCCCGGGCGCTGATCCTCTCCGGGGCAGTCCTGGCCAATAACCAGGCAGCCGATAAGGCAGGCGGCCTGTTTCCGGCTGACGTAAATATCCGCCTCCGGGGCAACGCCAGCCTTTATGTGAGCCGGGGCGGGATAAAACTGAACGGCGCCCTCCAGGCTTTCGGATTTTCCGTCCAGGGTCTCGTCGCCCTTGACGTCGGCGCCTCCACCGGCGGCTTTACCGACTGCCTGCTCCAGGCGGGGGCAAAAAAGGTTTATGCGGTGGATGTCGGCTACGGGCAGCTCGCCTGGAAGCTCAGGAGCGACCCCCGCGTCGTCAATATCGAACGGACAAACATCCGCAATTATGATGGTTCGGCGCTTGGGGACGACATAAGCCTGGCCGTGATCGATGCCTCCTTCATCTCGCTGCGGACGGTCATCCCGCCGGTACTTGGGATGATAAAAAACGGGGCGTTTTTGATCTGTCTCGTCAAGCCGCAGTTTGAGGTCGCCCGGGGAGAGGTCGGAAAAAAGGGCGTCGTCCGGGACCCGCTCCTTCACGAACGCACCCTGGCAGAGATGGAAGCCTTCTGCCGCGGAATCGGGCTCGAAGTTTTGGGACGTTGTGACTCCCCGATAACAGGCCCGGCAGGAAACAGGGAATTTTTTCTCCATTTAAGAAAATCGGAACACTGA